The following coding sequences lie in one Methylotenera versatilis 301 genomic window:
- a CDS encoding YicC/YloC family endoribonuclease, giving the protein MTFSMTGFAAIEQSINPPIDNATLILELRAVNSRYLDLHFKLDENLRSFEPAIRELISAKLSRGKIECKVNLIQRTQAGQATQLDDALMQQLAAMQVKAQQYFPQSRPLSVADILRWPGVVLSDALSQDTLLEDVKKLLQKGLQDLNASRAREGEKLKALVLERLSQIESLVIKVKPFLPALTKEYQAKLENKLQENLKNIDPERVAQELVMFAQRIDVDEELTRLTAHISEVKRILSSDAPAGKRLDFLMQELNREANTLGSKSVSVQTTQVSMELKVLIEQMREQIQNIE; this is encoded by the coding sequence ATGACTTTCAGTATGACTGGCTTTGCAGCCATTGAACAATCGATCAATCCACCTATAGATAACGCGACTTTAATACTGGAGTTGCGCGCGGTAAATAGCCGTTATTTAGATCTACACTTTAAACTGGATGAAAATTTAAGAAGCTTCGAACCCGCTATTCGTGAGCTGATTAGTGCAAAACTCAGTCGCGGTAAAATTGAATGCAAAGTTAATTTAATTCAACGCACTCAAGCTGGGCAGGCAACACAGTTGGATGATGCACTGATGCAGCAATTGGCTGCAATGCAAGTTAAAGCACAGCAGTATTTTCCGCAAAGCCGACCGCTCAGTGTTGCGGATATTTTGCGTTGGCCCGGCGTAGTGTTAAGTGACGCCTTGAGCCAAGACACACTGTTGGAAGATGTGAAAAAACTACTCCAAAAAGGCTTGCAAGACCTGAATGCATCGCGAGCGCGTGAAGGCGAGAAATTAAAAGCGTTAGTGCTCGAGCGGTTAAGCCAAATTGAATCTTTAGTGATTAAAGTTAAGCCGTTCTTACCTGCGCTCACCAAAGAATATCAAGCAAAGCTCGAAAATAAACTGCAAGAAAACCTAAAAAATATTGACCCGGAACGTGTCGCACAAGAGCTGGTGATGTTTGCGCAGCGTATTGATGTTGATGAAGAGCTGACTAGACTAACTGCTCATATTTCAGAAGTGAAACGTATTTTGAGTAGTGACGCGCCCGCAGGTAAACGTTTAGACTTTTTGATGCAAGAGCTTAATCGTGAAGCGAATACGTTGGGTTCAAAATCTGTTTCAGTACAAACCACCCAAGTGTCCATGGAGTTGAAAGTGCTAATCGAGCAAATGCGTGAGCAAATTCAAAATATTGAATAG
- a CDS encoding RelA/SpoT family protein: MPKTATHQNAELFKPSSALASAPLLPADSEDSALSLRLKEYLKPQDIAQVWEAYRYAYQAHEGVVRKTGEPYITHPVSVACILADLHLDVPTLLAALLHDVVEDTDVSTHDIKEKFGLQVAELVDGVTKLDKIEFQSASVAQAENFRKMLLAMSQDVRVILVKLADRLHNMQTLEAMRPEKQKLIAKETLEIYAPIANRLGLNDIYQSLEDLSFQYLYPMRFRAISKAILAARGNRKEVVSKILESIKQQLITLNIDAEVSGREKHLYSIYKKMSGKTTAFSQIYDIYGFRVVVKDLSSCYLALGALHALYKPIPSKFKDYIAIPKANGYQSLHTTLFGPFGTPIEVQIRSTEMHNIADAGVAAHWLYKASDAQLTALQQQTHQWLQRLLEIQSESVDSLDFLEHLKIDLFPDEVYVFTPKGKIFALPKGATAVDFAYAVHSGIGNSCVAVRINQELAPLRTELHNGDHVEIITGSLAKPNPAWLNYVVTGRARAHIRHFLKSQQSTESAHLGERMLNQALRALHVEPSQITDDHWQKLIRDYGLKKKSQILTEIGLGKRQNVMVAHQLLAMLEVQEVPEEGAIGKFLGGKFFDKIFGKTVKPLDTITIRGSEGMAVQFAQCCRPIPGDPILGFINKDKGLVVHTHDCPAIRKFRLDPDKWLDVEWEPESQRLYKTNLNLTVANQPGMLAKIASGIADAGSNIDNVSVEEEDGSAYANLYFTVQVKDRIHLAELMRSLRKIPDVVRINRTKGNPAGNGAKKSSQ; the protein is encoded by the coding sequence ATGCCAAAAACCGCAACACATCAAAACGCGGAGTTATTCAAGCCTAGTTCAGCACTAGCTTCAGCCCCCTTGCTGCCTGCGGACAGCGAGGATTCGGCACTTAGTTTACGTCTTAAAGAATACTTAAAACCACAAGATATTGCCCAAGTTTGGGAGGCGTATCGTTACGCCTATCAGGCGCATGAAGGCGTGGTGCGCAAAACGGGCGAGCCTTATATCACGCATCCCGTTTCTGTCGCATGTATTTTGGCTGACTTGCACTTAGACGTACCAACACTACTCGCGGCTTTATTGCATGATGTAGTGGAAGATACTGACGTTTCCACACACGACATTAAAGAGAAATTTGGCCTACAAGTAGCTGAATTGGTTGATGGTGTGACCAAGCTAGATAAAATTGAGTTTCAAAGCGCCAGTGTCGCGCAGGCAGAGAACTTCAGAAAAATGCTGCTCGCAATGTCGCAAGATGTGCGGGTGATTTTGGTGAAATTGGCAGATCGTTTGCATAATATGCAGACTCTGGAAGCCATGCGACCAGAAAAGCAAAAGCTTATTGCTAAAGAAACGCTAGAAATTTATGCGCCAATTGCCAATCGGCTTGGTTTGAACGATATATACCAATCGCTTGAAGATCTAAGTTTTCAGTATCTTTACCCAATGCGGTTTCGAGCGATTTCAAAAGCCATTTTAGCGGCACGTGGTAACCGTAAAGAAGTCGTTAGCAAGATATTAGAATCCATCAAGCAGCAACTGATTACCTTGAATATTGATGCAGAGGTGTCTGGACGTGAAAAGCATCTTTACAGCATTTACAAGAAAATGTCGGGTAAAACCACGGCGTTCTCGCAAATTTACGACATTTACGGTTTTAGAGTTGTTGTTAAAGATTTATCGAGTTGTTATCTAGCGCTAGGCGCTTTGCACGCTTTATATAAACCCATCCCAAGCAAATTCAAAGACTATATCGCAATTCCAAAAGCCAATGGCTATCAGTCGCTACACACCACGTTATTTGGCCCATTTGGGACGCCTATTGAGGTGCAGATTCGCAGCACGGAGATGCACAATATAGCCGATGCTGGCGTAGCTGCACATTGGTTATATAAAGCCAGCGATGCGCAACTTACCGCATTGCAGCAGCAAACCCACCAGTGGTTACAGCGTTTACTAGAGATTCAAAGTGAAAGTGTGGATTCACTCGATTTTCTTGAGCATCTTAAAATTGATCTGTTTCCAGATGAGGTGTATGTGTTTACGCCTAAAGGAAAGATTTTTGCTTTGCCTAAGGGTGCGACAGCGGTTGATTTTGCTTATGCTGTGCATTCAGGCATTGGTAATAGTTGCGTGGCGGTGCGTATCAATCAAGAGTTGGCGCCATTGCGTACAGAGTTACATAACGGTGACCACGTGGAAATTATCACGGGTTCACTCGCTAAACCTAATCCTGCTTGGCTGAATTATGTAGTGACAGGTCGTGCGCGAGCGCATATCCGACACTTCTTAAAATCGCAACAATCGACTGAGTCAGCCCACCTCGGAGAACGTATGCTCAATCAAGCTTTACGCGCTTTGCATGTGGAGCCTAGCCAAATTACAGATGATCATTGGCAAAAGCTGATACGCGACTATGGTCTGAAAAAGAAATCGCAAATATTGACTGAAATTGGTTTGGGCAAACGCCAGAACGTCATGGTTGCGCACCAGTTATTAGCCATGCTTGAGGTGCAGGAAGTGCCAGAAGAGGGCGCCATTGGTAAATTCTTGGGCGGCAAGTTCTTCGACAAGATTTTCGGTAAAACAGTTAAGCCGTTAGACACCATTACCATACGTGGCTCAGAAGGCATGGCGGTACAGTTTGCGCAATGTTGCAGGCCGATACCTGGTGACCCAATTCTAGGCTTTATTAATAAAGATAAAGGCTTAGTGGTACATACGCACGATTGCCCTGCGATACGTAAATTCCGTTTAGACCCAGACAAATGGCTAGATGTGGAATGGGAGCCAGAAAGTCAGCGTCTGTACAAAACTAACCTTAATCTCACCGTGGCCAATCAGCCTGGCATGTTGGCAAAAATCGCTTCAGGCATTGCCGATGCAGGCTCTAACATTGATAACGTGAGTGTGGAAGAAGAAGATGGTAGCGCTTATGCTAATCTTTACTTCACGGTGCAAGTGAAAGACCGTATTCATTTAGCCGAGTTAATGCGTAGCTTACGCAAAATACCTGATGTGGTGCGGATTAACCGAACTAAGGGCAATCCTGCAGGCAATGGTGCGAAAAAGTCTTCTCAATAA
- a CDS encoding serine/threonine protein kinase, protein MSSTENLALPTGYQLQDYEIRKVLSSGGFSFVYLARDKDKNTVAIKEYLPTSIALRTDSATVQPNADDVALFRRGLKCFFDEGLSLAKIDHKNIVRVLNFFRANETVYMVMQYERGKSLQEYILGQQGLVSEQFIRRVFGELSNGLREVHTQKLLHLDIKPANIYIRLDGSPVLLDFGSARQALSENLAKFSPSYTPGFASPEQYYDRKLLGPWSDIYSIGATMYSCLTRTSPPAANQRIKNDLLIPAVKLGKDHYSQSLLEIIDSCLSLDYLERPQSVFSLQKALLESKPLPEKKSSLVNKIVLALNKPILMKKTPLQKAAATHTTII, encoded by the coding sequence GTGTCATCTACTGAAAATTTAGCATTACCTACTGGTTACCAGTTACAAGATTACGAAATTAGAAAAGTCTTGAGCTCTGGTGGGTTCAGCTTCGTCTATTTAGCGCGTGATAAAGATAAAAATACGGTAGCCATCAAAGAGTATTTGCCCACTTCAATTGCTTTGCGCACCGATAGTGCAACGGTTCAACCAAATGCTGACGACGTAGCCTTATTTAGGCGCGGCCTTAAATGTTTTTTCGATGAAGGCTTATCGCTCGCTAAAATCGACCATAAAAATATCGTTCGAGTCCTTAATTTCTTTCGTGCAAATGAGACCGTTTATATGGTCATGCAGTACGAGCGTGGGAAATCATTGCAAGAATACATCTTAGGACAGCAAGGCTTAGTTTCTGAGCAGTTTATCAGACGCGTTTTTGGTGAGCTTTCCAATGGTTTAAGAGAAGTACACACACAGAAACTTTTGCATTTAGATATTAAACCCGCGAATATTTACATTCGTCTGGATGGTTCGCCTGTTCTACTGGATTTTGGCTCTGCTAGACAAGCTTTAAGTGAGAATTTAGCAAAGTTCTCACCCAGTTACACACCCGGCTTCGCTTCGCCTGAACAGTATTACGACAGAAAATTACTTGGGCCTTGGAGCGACATTTACAGCATAGGCGCAACCATGTATTCATGCTTAACACGCACTTCGCCACCCGCTGCTAATCAGCGCATTAAAAATGACTTGCTAATTCCGGCAGTCAAATTGGGCAAAGACCATTATTCGCAAAGCTTGCTTGAAATTATCGACAGTTGCTTGAGTTTAGATTATCTTGAGCGCCCACAGAGTGTGTTCTCGCTACAAAAGGCTTTGCTTGAATCTAAGCCACTTCCTGAGAAGAAGTCCAGCTTAGTGAATAAAATAGTGCTTGCACTCAATAAACCTATTTTGATGAAAAAAACACCGCTGCAAAAAGCGGCGGCAACACATACGACAATCATTTAA
- the gmk gene encoding guanylate kinase — protein MTTGNLFIITAASGAGKTSLIKALLAKDEHLKLSISHTTRKPRPSELNGVDYHFVDDATFLRMLGEAQFLESAEVHEARYGTSQSAIEAPLAAGFDIILEIDWQGAEQVRLLYPHAVSIFVLPPSIEALERRLNGRGQDSAEVIAKRVAAARTEMRHVSEFDYVTINDDFDVALQDITAIIRAQRLVGSVQLQRYADLIQTLT, from the coding sequence ATGACTACAGGCAATCTTTTTATTATCACTGCAGCTTCTGGCGCGGGCAAAACTAGCTTGATTAAAGCTTTGCTGGCTAAAGACGAGCATTTGAAACTTTCCATCTCTCACACCACGCGTAAGCCGCGTCCTAGCGAGTTGAATGGCGTGGATTATCACTTTGTGGATGATGCGACATTTTTGCGTATGCTGGGCGAGGCGCAATTTTTAGAAAGCGCAGAAGTGCATGAGGCGCGTTATGGCACTTCACAATCTGCTATAGAAGCGCCATTAGCTGCAGGCTTTGATATTATTTTAGAAATTGATTGGCAAGGTGCCGAGCAAGTGCGTCTTTTGTATCCACATGCCGTGAGTATTTTTGTGTTGCCGCCGTCTATCGAAGCGCTAGAGCGCAGGCTGAATGGCCGCGGTCAAGATAGCGCAGAGGTCATTGCTAAACGCGTTGCTGCGGCGCGTACTGAAATGCGCCACGTGAGCGAGTTCGATTATGTTACAATCAACGATGATTTTGATGTGGCATTACAAGACATTACCGCAATCATTCGAGCACAACGGCTTGTAGGTTCAGTTCAACTACAACGTTATGCAGATTTAATTCAAACACTTACATAA
- the rpoZ gene encoding DNA-directed RNA polymerase subunit omega codes for MARITVDDCLDQIPNRFQLTLVAAYRARQLHNGAEPLINTQGLRDKTTVLALREIAAGKIGVEILARIHP; via the coding sequence ATGGCACGTATTACAGTAGATGATTGCTTAGACCAAATTCCAAATCGTTTTCAATTGACATTAGTTGCTGCGTACCGCGCACGTCAATTACACAATGGCGCAGAGCCACTCATTAATACACAAGGTTTGCGTGATAAAACAACCGTATTAGCTTTGCGTGAAATCGCCGCTGGTAAAATTGGCGTAGAAATTCTAGCGCGCATCCATCCTTAG
- the recG gene encoding ATP-dependent DNA helicase RecG, whose product MTNLSEIKTFSKPLVANLNKLDVNTTQALLLHLPLRYIDETHMTSVRDLRVGEPSQVEGEIVHAEVTYKPRKALIARLEDASGQLTLRFLHFYPSQISALKVGNKLRVYGEVRSGFFGNEMVHPTCKAVGEKTMVAETLTPVYPTVAGLTQVNLRKAIATALKQNVLNETLPVSVYQQYQFPSFSASLKALHNPPPDADLQGLEEKTTPEWQRLAFDELLAQQLSMRKHYARRRSVDAPQFKQSKQLVSALLKSLPFALTQAQQKVAVEIQNDLTQPHPMQRLLQGDVGSGKTIVACMAALQSIESGWQVALMAPTEILAEQHFRKMIGWLTPLNIKIAWHTGSQSKKDREAAMQIIADGSAQLVIGTHALFQEAVQFKKLGLAIIDEQHRFGVHQRLALRQKGQPEPHQLMMTATPIPRTLSMSYYADLDVSVIDELPPGRTPIVTKLVSDVRRDEILQRVREACAQGNQAYWVCPLIEESEALQLATANDTYALMQSEFPELKIGLVHGRMKPAEKQAVMAAFSAGETQLLVATTVIEVGVDVPNASLMVIEHAERMGLSQLHQLRGRVGRGAAKSTCILLYQNKLSETARARLKVIYESNDGFAIAQADLNLRGPGEYLGTRQSGVPMLKIADLNRDADLLNAAKNMADRLIKEHPSAVEQHLERWMGRADELVKV is encoded by the coding sequence GTGACAAATCTTTCTGAAATAAAAACCTTTAGCAAACCGCTAGTGGCTAATCTGAATAAGCTTGACGTCAATACCACTCAGGCTTTATTACTGCACCTACCTTTACGCTACATTGACGAAACGCACATGACTAGTGTGCGCGATTTACGAGTTGGCGAGCCATCACAGGTTGAAGGCGAGATTGTCCATGCGGAAGTGACTTATAAGCCGCGTAAAGCTTTAATCGCAAGGCTGGAAGATGCGAGCGGGCAACTCACTTTACGTTTTCTGCATTTTTATCCTAGCCAAATTTCTGCACTTAAAGTCGGTAATAAGTTGCGAGTGTATGGTGAGGTGCGCAGTGGTTTTTTCGGTAATGAGATGGTGCATCCTACATGTAAAGCTGTAGGCGAAAAAACCATGGTGGCTGAAACATTAACGCCTGTTTACCCAACGGTGGCAGGGTTGACGCAAGTGAATTTGCGCAAAGCGATTGCGACGGCATTAAAGCAAAATGTGCTGAATGAAACCTTGCCAGTTAGTGTCTATCAGCAGTATCAATTTCCAAGTTTTTCTGCAAGTTTAAAAGCTTTGCACAACCCACCGCCAGATGCTGATCTACAGGGCTTGGAAGAAAAAACCACACCAGAATGGCAACGCCTCGCCTTTGATGAGTTGCTTGCACAGCAGCTTTCTATGCGTAAACATTATGCACGTCGTCGCAGTGTGGATGCGCCACAGTTTAAGCAATCGAAACAGTTGGTTTCAGCTTTGCTTAAAAGCTTGCCGTTTGCTTTAACGCAAGCGCAGCAAAAAGTCGCGGTCGAGATTCAAAATGATTTAACGCAACCGCACCCCATGCAACGCTTATTGCAGGGCGATGTGGGCAGCGGTAAAACCATAGTCGCGTGTATGGCGGCATTGCAGAGTATAGAAAGCGGTTGGCAAGTAGCGCTGATGGCGCCAACTGAGATTTTGGCAGAGCAACATTTTCGCAAAATGATAGGCTGGCTCACGCCTTTGAATATAAAAATTGCTTGGCACACGGGCAGCCAGTCTAAAAAAGACCGTGAAGCTGCGATGCAAATCATTGCCGACGGAAGTGCACAGCTCGTGATTGGAACGCATGCGCTGTTTCAAGAAGCGGTACAGTTTAAAAAATTGGGCTTAGCGATTATTGATGAGCAGCATCGCTTTGGCGTACATCAGCGTTTGGCTTTGCGGCAAAAAGGCCAGCCTGAGCCGCACCAACTGATGATGACCGCCACGCCAATTCCGCGCACTTTATCCATGAGCTATTACGCAGACTTAGATGTTTCGGTGATTGATGAGCTGCCACCAGGTCGCACGCCGATTGTGACTAAGCTGGTGTCAGACGTGCGTCGTGATGAAATTCTACAACGTGTACGCGAAGCCTGTGCGCAAGGTAATCAAGCCTATTGGGTATGCCCGCTAATTGAAGAGTCTGAAGCTTTACAGCTGGCAACAGCCAATGACACTTATGCATTAATGCAGAGCGAATTTCCAGAATTAAAAATCGGCTTAGTGCATGGTCGTATGAAGCCAGCAGAAAAGCAAGCCGTGATGGCGGCTTTCAGCGCAGGTGAAACGCAGTTGCTAGTAGCAACTACAGTGATTGAGGTGGGCGTAGACGTGCCCAATGCCAGTTTAATGGTCATAGAGCACGCTGAACGCATGGGTTTGAGTCAGTTGCATCAGTTACGCGGTCGCGTCGGTCGTGGCGCCGCAAAAAGCACTTGTATCCTGCTTTATCAAAACAAGCTTTCTGAAACTGCCCGCGCAAGGCTAAAAGTGATTTATGAAAGCAATGATGGGTTTGCCATCGCCCAAGCCGATCTAAATTTACGTGGGCCAGGTGAGTATTTAGGCACACGTCAAAGTGGTGTGCCTATGCTGAAAATCGCAGATTTGAATCGAGATGCAGATTTGTTAAACGCTGCTAAAAATATGGCGGATCGCCTAATTAAAGAACATCCGTCTGCCGTAGAGCAGCATTTGGAAAGATGGATGGGGCGAGCAGATGAACTGGTCAAGGTTTAA